One window of Helicobacter winghamensis ATCC BAA-430 genomic DNA carries:
- a CDS encoding bifunctional ADP-dependent NAD(P)H-hydrate dehydratase/NAD(P)H-hydrate epimerase, with protein MKNLFLDTRTLDKRANTEFKLSSEILMENAARGMLEFLHPKLNAKSRILLVCGNGDNGADCLALARMLYGACHLSVLLPLGAKSPLCKLQLQRLEAIATSNLQLNFLKQLEGEFDIIFDGLFGAGFKGALNLELCALLEKLNQTNALKIACDIPSGIQNDGAIPNLAFKADYTLTMGALKSALYLDNTKDFVGKVHLLSLGITENIFTQESPIKLLEKSDFKPPFRDKQNTNKGDFGHLCVFLGEKHGAGILCALSAFKSGCGLVSVLCKEQDNLPFELMHAKKIPHNTTAIALGMGLGIDFKLENHFTQLQNTPLILDADIFYNPSFKALLQTHSNCILTPHPKEFTQILNALNLCKISTKDLQKDRIHFALKFSHAYPSAILVLKGANTIIAHKDNIYINPFGNNALAKGGSGDVLSGIISGLVAQGYSTLDSAINGVLMHSFCVESFLKTSNNFSLTPLDLIEQIRYI; from the coding sequence ATGAAAAATCTCTTTTTAGACACACGCACACTTGATAAACGCGCAAACACAGAGTTTAAACTCTCTAGTGAAATTTTAATGGAAAATGCCGCAAGAGGAATGCTAGAGTTTTTACACCCAAAACTTAATGCCAAAAGCAGAATCTTACTCGTTTGTGGAAATGGCGATAATGGCGCAGATTGCCTAGCACTTGCTAGAATGCTTTATGGAGCTTGCCATTTAAGTGTGCTTTTGCCACTTGGCGCAAAAAGCCCTTTATGTAAGCTTCAACTACAACGCCTAGAAGCCATTGCAACAAGCAATTTGCAACTTAACTTTTTAAAACAACTTGAAGGGGAGTTTGACATTATCTTTGATGGACTCTTTGGCGCAGGATTTAAGGGTGCGCTAAACTTAGAGCTTTGCGCCCTTTTAGAAAAACTTAATCAAACAAACGCCCTAAAAATTGCTTGTGATATTCCAAGTGGAATCCAAAATGATGGAGCAATCCCAAATCTAGCTTTCAAGGCAGATTACACGCTTACAATGGGTGCGCTAAAGAGTGCTTTATACCTTGATAATACAAAAGATTTTGTTGGAAAAGTGCATTTGCTCTCTTTAGGAATTACAGAAAACATTTTTACCCAAGAATCCCCCATAAAACTTTTAGAAAAAAGTGATTTTAAGCCCCCTTTTAGAGATAAACAAAACACTAATAAAGGAGATTTCGGACATTTATGCGTGTTTTTAGGAGAAAAGCACGGAGCTGGAATCTTGTGCGCTTTAAGTGCTTTTAAAAGCGGTTGTGGGCTTGTAAGTGTATTATGCAAAGAACAAGACAATCTCCCTTTTGAGCTAATGCACGCAAAAAAAATTCCACATAATACCACAGCTATTGCACTTGGAATGGGATTAGGAATAGATTTTAAGCTAGAAAATCATTTTACACAACTCCAAAACACGCCCTTAATTTTAGATGCAGATATTTTTTATAACCCTTCTTTTAAAGCCCTGCTACAAACGCATTCAAACTGCATTTTAACCCCACATCCAAAGGAATTTACACAAATTCTAAACGCCTTAAATCTCTGTAAAATCTCCACAAAAGATTTACAAAAAGATAGAATCCATTTTGCCCTAAAGTTTTCACACGCCTACCCTAGCGCAATCCTAGTCTTAAAAGGAGCAAACACAATCATTGCCCACAAAGATAATATTTACATTAATCCCTTTGGTAACAATGCCCTAGCCAAAGGCGGAAGTGGTGATGTGCTTTCTGGAATAATTAGCGGACTTGTAGCACAGGGCTATAGCACTCTAGATTCCGCGATTAATGGCGTTTTAATGCATAGTTTTTGTGTGGAATCCTTTTTAAAAACTTCTAATAATTTTTCGCTAACCCCCCTTGATTTAATTGAACAAATCCGCTACATTTAA